A window of Desulfuromonas sp. genomic DNA:
CCTTCCGGTTTGACGACCCGGCGGTACTGGGTCTCGACTTTCGCTTCGCCGTTTACCACCTGGCTGGCGAGCATGGCGATCCCCTGCAGGACGTCGAGCGGTTCGAAGCCGGTAATCACTGCCGCAACATTGTACTGCTCAACCAGCGGCCGGTAAGCATCAGCGCCGATAATGGCGCTGACATGAGCCGGGCAGATGTAGCCGTCGACCTGCAATTCCGGATCACCGATCAGGGCGGCCATCGGTGCCGGCATCGTCTTGTGGCTGGTGAGCACGGAAAAATTCTTCACCCCCCTCCGCTGGGCGGTCAGCACCGCGCCGGCGATGGTAGGGGTTGTTGTTTCAAAGCCGACACCGAGAAAGACGATCTCCTTTTCCGGGTTTTTTTCGGCAATCGCGACGGCATCGAGCGGCGAGTAGACGATCCGGATGGCGGCGCCGGTTGCCTGCTCATGGATCAGGCTGCTCGATGATCCGGGAACCCGGATCATATCGCCGAAGGTGGTGATGATGGTGCCGGGCCGGCGGGCCAGTGCCACGGCGTGGTCAACATAGCCGACCGGAGTCACACAGACCGGGCACCCCGGGCCGGAGATCAAGCGGATCTGTGGCGGCAGCAGGTTGCGGATGCCGTGCTGGTAGATCGCCATGGTGTGGGTGCCGCAAACCTCCATCAGGGTGATGGTGCCGTCGTAACCGGCGACGACCTTTTCGATGGCATCAATCTGACCCCGGGCGAGTTCGGGATCGCGAAAAGGAGTCGTCAGCTTCATTCAGCAGCCAGGCCCATATCGAGAGCTTCGCGCAGGGCATTCAGGGTCAGTTGCGCTTCTTCTTCATCAATCCGCTCGATCGCAAAGCCGGCATGAATCAGCACGTAATCACCGACCTCGACGTCGTCGATCATCATCAGGCTCGCTTCCCGGGTGACACCGTCGATCTCGCA
This region includes:
- a CDS encoding hydrogenase formation protein HypD yields the protein MKLTTPFRDPELARGQIDAIEKVVAGYDGTITLMEVCGTHTMAIYQHGIRNLLPPQIRLISGPGCPVCVTPVGYVDHAVALARRPGTIITTFGDMIRVPGSSSSLIHEQATGAAIRIVYSPLDAVAIAEKNPEKEIVFLGVGFETTTPTIAGAVLTAQRRGVKNFSVLTSHKTMPAPMAALIGDPELQVDGYICPAHVSAIIGADAYRPLVEQYNVAAVITGFEPLDVLQGIAMLASQVVNGEAKVETQYRRVVKPEGNLKARDILYQVFRPCSARWRGIGDIPDSGLELRPEYSTYNAAEKLNVEIEEPREHPGCLCGDILKGKIRPTDCKLFRTVCTPEDPVGACMVSSEGTCAAEYKYGS
- the hypC gene encoding HypC/HybG/HupF family hydrogenase formation chaperone, giving the protein CEIDGVTREASLMMIDDVEVGDYVLIHAGFAIERIDEEEAQLTLNALREALDMGLAAE